In Pantoea cypripedii, the following proteins share a genomic window:
- a CDS encoding DMT family transporter has product MAVRHFFVVLMVVSIWAFNNIAIKWGLLELPPLFLTWMRFVVVAIVLIPFCRITREQLPWLLALAFTFGFLHFSLLFVGMRYTDAGTGAIVVQLGTPIAMLLAMVILKEKLRLVQLIGIAISLSGVVVLSGSPTIPAWWVLCILLCSATGWAVSNMIVKKSPPIKPLTLTGWISFLAVPIVGVASWLTESQQFYSLSHAGWRGWFGILYSALASSIVAYSLWYALLKKYNVNLIMPYSLLTPVLAVLMGIAILGDSLNSFKILGASLVVLGTAIAVINLRNLRMHARFPRLRRR; this is encoded by the coding sequence GTGGCGGTGCGGCATTTTTTTGTGGTTCTGATGGTGGTCTCCATCTGGGCCTTCAATAACATAGCGATAAAGTGGGGATTGCTGGAGCTTCCGCCGCTGTTCCTGACCTGGATGCGCTTTGTGGTGGTGGCGATTGTGCTGATCCCCTTCTGCCGCATCACCCGTGAACAATTGCCCTGGCTGCTGGCACTGGCCTTCACCTTTGGTTTTTTGCACTTCTCGCTGTTGTTTGTCGGCATGCGTTATACCGACGCCGGGACCGGTGCGATTGTGGTGCAACTCGGCACCCCGATCGCCATGCTGCTGGCAATGGTGATACTGAAAGAGAAGCTACGCCTGGTGCAGCTGATTGGCATCGCGATATCCCTGAGTGGCGTGGTGGTGCTGTCCGGTAGCCCGACCATTCCCGCCTGGTGGGTACTCTGCATCCTGCTGTGCAGCGCCACCGGCTGGGCAGTGAGCAATATGATCGTGAAAAAATCCCCGCCGATTAAGCCGCTGACGCTAACCGGATGGATTTCGTTCCTGGCGGTGCCGATTGTCGGTGTGGCGTCCTGGCTCACTGAATCACAACAATTTTATTCTCTGAGCCATGCTGGCTGGCGTGGCTGGTTTGGCATTCTCTACAGCGCCCTTGCTTCGTCCATCGTCGCCTATAGCCTGTGGTACGCGCTGCTGAAAAAGTACAACGTTAATCTGATCATGCCCTATTCGCTGCTGACCCCGGTGCTGGCGGTGCTGATGGGGATTGCCATCCTGGGCGATAGCCTGAACAGTTTTAAGATCCTTGGGGCTTCACTGGTGGTGCTGGGTACGGCGATTGCGGTGATTAATCTGCGTAATCTGCGTATGCACGCACGCTTCCCCCGCTTACGCCGCCGTTGA
- a CDS encoding glutamine amidotransferase codes for MTQTRALPLALIQLEVPPPAVVAQIGEQPAWFIDALALQPADYVIVRPHLGDALPAFDSISGAILSGSWAMVTDHAEWSERTAAWIRAALEAELPLLGVCYGHQLMAYALGGKVADNPNGWERGLKALTRHPQAENDPWLGALPEDFEAWLSHRQSVITPPAQAQVLASSEQDGCQILRYSAQALSVQFHPEFSRNIMLACLPAGEPDDGSELAGEDWARELLRSFWQQTRPQPRVQAQGA; via the coding sequence ATGACACAGACCCGCGCGTTACCCCTTGCCTTAATTCAGCTTGAAGTCCCGCCACCGGCCGTTGTGGCGCAAATTGGTGAACAACCCGCCTGGTTTATTGATGCGCTGGCATTACAGCCTGCTGATTACGTGATTGTGCGTCCGCACCTTGGCGATGCGCTACCTGCGTTTGACAGCATCAGCGGGGCGATCCTCAGCGGTTCCTGGGCGATGGTCACCGATCATGCCGAATGGAGTGAACGCACCGCCGCCTGGATTCGCGCGGCGCTGGAAGCGGAGTTGCCGCTGCTCGGCGTCTGCTACGGGCATCAGCTGATGGCCTATGCGCTGGGAGGCAAAGTGGCCGATAACCCCAATGGCTGGGAGCGGGGACTCAAGGCGCTGACGCGTCACCCGCAGGCAGAAAATGACCCGTGGCTGGGTGCGCTGCCGGAGGATTTCGAGGCCTGGTTGTCGCATCGCCAGTCAGTGATCACCCCTCCGGCACAGGCGCAGGTACTGGCGTCCTCTGAACAGGATGGGTGCCAGATTTTGCGTTATTCCGCGCAGGCGTTATCGGTGCAATTCCACCCGGAATTCAGCCGCAACATCATGTTAGCCTGTCTGCCTGCGGGTGAGCCTGACGATGGCAGTGAACTGGCGGGCGAAGATTGGGCGCGAGAACTGTTGCGCAGCTTCTGGCAGCAAACGCGACCTCAGCCGCGCGTGCAGGCTCAGGGCGCGTAA
- a CDS encoding class I SAM-dependent methyltransferase, whose product MLASALTLMRAKANFVHQFIRNPRKMGSITPSSATLCRTMTDAVNWDHSLRIAELGAGNGVLTRQILERMSPQAQLDVFEISPELVKTLRTLPDDRMQVRACSAEYLSGEYDAIFSGLPLLSLPPTTREAILRAVHDALGPHGVFVQFQYTSLTQPSLSRYFTWQRQRVLKNVPPAWVYRCTRHYAP is encoded by the coding sequence ATGTTGGCTTCAGCCCTGACGTTAATGCGCGCCAAAGCAAACTTTGTTCATCAGTTCATTCGTAACCCCCGCAAGATGGGAAGCATTACCCCCTCCTCCGCCACGCTGTGCCGCACCATGACGGATGCCGTGAACTGGGATCACAGCCTGCGTATTGCCGAGCTGGGGGCGGGAAATGGCGTACTGACGCGGCAGATTCTGGAACGCATGTCACCGCAGGCACAACTGGATGTATTTGAGATCAGCCCGGAGCTGGTGAAGACGCTGCGTACCCTCCCGGATGACCGTATGCAGGTCCGCGCCTGTTCAGCGGAGTATTTATCCGGGGAATATGATGCGATATTTTCTGGCCTGCCATTGCTGTCGCTGCCGCCGACCACGCGCGAAGCGATTTTGCGTGCCGTCCATGATGCGCTGGGTCCACATGGCGTGTTTGTGCAGTTTCAGTACACCTCGCTCACGCAGCCCAGCCTGTCACGTTATTTCACCTGGCAGCGCCAGCGGGTGCTGAAAAATGTGCCACCCGCCTGGGTCTATCGCTGCACCCGTCATTACGCGCCCTGA
- a CDS encoding aldehyde dehydrogenase family protein produces the protein MRYAAPGEQGSLITLQQRYGNFINGEFVPPVNGNYFVNTSPINASPIGEFPRSDRDDVDNAIAAAHKAADAWGKTSPQARSLVLLKIADRLEENLEYLAVNETWDNGKPVRETLAADMPLAVDHFRYFAGCVRAQEGTAAEIDEFTASYHFHEPLGVVGQIIPWNFPLLMAAWKLAPALGAGNCVVLKPAEQTPLSITLFMELIKDLVPPGVINVVHGYGKEAGEALASHPGIAKIAFTGSTATGGHILELAAKSLIPSTVELGGKSPNIFFEDIMQAEESFIEKAAEGVVLGFLNQGEVCTCPSRALVQESIFEPFMAAVMKRIKTIKRGNPLDTETMIGAQASQQQFDKILSYLEIAQQEGAQVLHGGGIESVGEEFASGYYIQPTLLKGSNSMRVFQEEIFGPVVGVLTFKDEAEAIALANDSMYGLGAGVWTRDINRAYRMGRAIKAGRVWTNCYHLYPAHAAFGGYKKSGIGRETHKMMLDHYQQTKNLLVSYSTQPLGFF, from the coding sequence ATGCGTTACGCCGCTCCTGGAGAACAAGGTTCTCTGATTACACTACAACAGCGTTATGGCAACTTTATCAACGGTGAGTTCGTGCCACCGGTGAACGGTAACTACTTCGTTAACACCTCGCCGATCAATGCCTCGCCGATTGGTGAGTTCCCGCGTTCTGACCGCGATGATGTCGATAACGCTATCGCTGCCGCACACAAGGCGGCGGATGCCTGGGGAAAAACCTCGCCGCAGGCTCGTTCGCTGGTGCTGCTGAAAATCGCCGACCGTCTGGAGGAAAACCTCGAATATCTGGCCGTCAATGAAACCTGGGATAATGGCAAACCGGTGCGTGAAACCCTCGCCGCCGATATGCCGCTGGCGGTGGACCACTTCCGCTATTTCGCCGGTTGCGTGCGCGCCCAGGAAGGGACGGCGGCGGAAATTGATGAATTCACCGCGTCTTACCACTTCCATGAACCGCTGGGCGTGGTGGGGCAGATTATCCCGTGGAATTTCCCGTTGCTGATGGCGGCGTGGAAACTGGCCCCGGCGCTGGGAGCCGGTAACTGCGTGGTGCTGAAACCGGCGGAACAGACGCCGCTGTCCATCACCCTGTTTATGGAGCTGATTAAAGACCTGGTGCCACCCGGCGTGATCAACGTGGTCCATGGTTACGGTAAAGAAGCCGGTGAAGCGCTGGCCTCACATCCCGGCATCGCCAAAATTGCCTTTACCGGATCGACCGCCACCGGCGGCCACATCCTCGAACTGGCGGCGAAAAGCCTGATTCCGTCCACGGTCGAGCTGGGCGGTAAATCCCCCAATATCTTCTTTGAAGACATTATGCAGGCGGAGGAAAGCTTTATTGAGAAAGCGGCAGAAGGGGTGGTGCTGGGCTTCCTGAATCAGGGCGAAGTTTGCACCTGCCCGTCACGTGCGCTGGTACAGGAATCGATCTTCGAACCCTTTATGGCGGCGGTGATGAAACGCATCAAAACCATTAAACGGGGCAACCCGCTGGATACCGAAACGATGATCGGTGCCCAGGCGTCACAGCAACAGTTTGATAAAATCCTCTCTTATCTGGAAATTGCCCAGCAGGAAGGGGCGCAGGTGCTGCACGGCGGCGGTATTGAAAGCGTGGGTGAAGAGTTTGCCAGCGGCTACTACATCCAGCCGACGCTGCTGAAAGGCAGCAACAGCATGCGCGTGTTCCAGGAGGAAATCTTTGGGCCAGTGGTCGGGGTGCTGACGTTTAAAGATGAAGCGGAAGCCATCGCCCTCGCCAATGATTCGATGTATGGGCTCGGTGCCGGCGTCTGGACGCGCGATATCAACCGGGCTTACCGTATGGGACGCGCGATTAAAGCCGGGCGTGTGTGGACCAACTGCTACCATCTCTATCCGGCCCATGCGGCGTTCGGTGGCTACAAAAAATCCGGCATTGGCCGCGAAACCCATAAAATGATGCTCGATCATTATCAGCAAACCAAAAACCTGTTGGTGAGCTACAGCACCCAGCCGCTCGGCTTCTTCTGA
- a CDS encoding aryl-sulfate sulfotransferase, whose protein sequence is MRYAARLSGGLLLAASFTASAIPSAIPTGVTWYDPSRAWNGFVLFPGSDNQTHLIDMTGKEVQRWHYEGFPSWPVPRDRAGGQPGHLLVQLERQQKLAAEANPGNGLVNASVAEVDWNGKVQWHYGSQQQPVHQHHEIQRLPNGNTLVLGATLRQLPGYHYRVIDNSIEEVSPQGKKVWSWSVADHLDELGFSAAQLAMIRDSNDADFLHMNTAAPLGPNHWFDRGDQRFAPDNILFNSRNGNVAVIIDRHSGKVVWRIGPDYPALKLDTPLPRPLDQMIGEHDVHMIGPGLPGAGNLLIFDNQGNAGFPPTRQGFFSASRVIEVNPQTRQIVWEYTGEKSGQAISTFYSAYISNAQRLPNGNTLINEGQSGRLFQVTPQGQIVWEYVSPFYGKAMPRDHYVSNTVYRAYMVDYRWAPAGTPHSEQAVTADCTRYPALPGCLSSK, encoded by the coding sequence ATGCGATATGCGGCAAGGTTGTCTGGCGGCCTGCTACTGGCAGCCAGTTTTACCGCTTCTGCCATTCCCAGCGCCATACCCACTGGCGTGACCTGGTACGACCCCTCCCGCGCCTGGAACGGTTTTGTTTTGTTTCCCGGCAGTGATAACCAAACCCATCTGATCGATATGACCGGTAAAGAGGTGCAGCGCTGGCACTACGAAGGTTTTCCCAGCTGGCCGGTTCCGCGGGATCGGGCTGGTGGTCAACCCGGCCATCTGCTGGTGCAGCTGGAACGGCAGCAAAAACTGGCGGCTGAGGCCAATCCTGGTAACGGACTGGTGAATGCCAGCGTGGCGGAAGTGGACTGGAACGGCAAGGTGCAGTGGCACTACGGTAGCCAGCAGCAGCCGGTGCATCAGCATCATGAAATCCAGCGGCTGCCGAATGGTAATACCCTGGTGCTGGGGGCCACGCTGCGGCAGCTGCCGGGTTATCACTACCGGGTGATTGATAACAGCATTGAAGAGGTCTCGCCGCAGGGTAAAAAAGTGTGGAGCTGGTCGGTGGCCGATCATCTGGATGAGCTGGGTTTTTCTGCGGCGCAGCTGGCAATGATCCGCGACAGCAACGATGCCGATTTCCTGCATATGAATACCGCAGCACCTCTTGGTCCCAATCACTGGTTCGATCGGGGGGATCAACGGTTTGCCCCGGACAACATTCTATTTAACTCCCGCAACGGCAATGTCGCGGTGATTATCGATCGTCACAGCGGCAAAGTGGTGTGGCGTATCGGGCCAGATTATCCGGCCCTGAAACTGGATACCCCTCTGCCGCGCCCGCTCGATCAGATGATTGGCGAACACGATGTACATATGATTGGGCCGGGCCTGCCCGGTGCCGGTAATCTACTGATTTTCGACAATCAGGGCAATGCGGGTTTTCCACCCACCCGGCAGGGCTTTTTCTCTGCATCACGCGTGATTGAGGTGAATCCGCAGACCCGGCAAATTGTCTGGGAATATACCGGCGAGAAATCGGGCCAGGCGATCTCGACCTTTTATAGCGCTTACATCAGCAATGCCCAGCGTCTGCCGAATGGCAACACGCTGATCAATGAAGGGCAGAGCGGACGGCTGTTTCAGGTGACGCCACAGGGGCAGATCGTCTGGGAGTATGTCAGCCCGTTTTATGGCAAAGCGATGCCGCGCGACCATTATGTGTCGAACACCGTGTATCGTGCCTATATGGTGGATTATCGCTGGGCGCCCGCAGGCACGCCGCACAGCGAGCAGGCGGTGACTGCTGACTGCACACGCTATCCGGCATTGCCGGGATGTTTGTCGTCGAAATAA
- a CDS encoding ABC transporter substrate-binding protein: protein MRMKSLVVAASLLVSALTQSAVQAADAPLKMHADLHAQLPEKIRSSKTLNLVTDAHYPPCESFAEDNKTMVGFEPDLWDALGQVLGVKVKPVSIDFAGLIPGVKSGRYDVAMECISDSDEREKQVSFVNYAYATSEVYTLASEKSITNDPLTLCGLKVGVQTGTDFEKAISEIYSPNCSKNGKPAIQQVTLPSADAVLLGLYSGRVDFVLNDAASVDDIKKKAPHPIRTVQMPLMPKYYLGIVVAKENTQLEDVLLKALNVLHETGTYDKIMEKWDLEAMKLDKPGINLTSTQPL, encoded by the coding sequence ATGAGAATGAAAAGTCTGGTTGTTGCTGCATCGCTGTTGGTTTCTGCCCTCACGCAATCTGCTGTTCAGGCGGCTGACGCACCGCTGAAAATGCATGCTGACCTGCATGCCCAGCTGCCGGAAAAAATCCGCAGCAGTAAAACCCTCAACCTGGTCACCGATGCCCATTACCCGCCGTGTGAATCCTTCGCCGAAGATAATAAAACCATGGTCGGTTTCGAGCCGGATCTGTGGGATGCCCTCGGCCAGGTGCTGGGGGTTAAAGTCAAACCGGTGTCGATTGATTTCGCCGGGCTGATCCCTGGGGTTAAAAGTGGTCGCTACGATGTGGCGATGGAGTGCATCTCTGACAGTGACGAACGTGAAAAGCAGGTTTCGTTTGTTAACTATGCCTACGCTACCAGCGAGGTGTACACCCTCGCCAGTGAGAAATCTATCACCAACGATCCGCTGACCCTGTGTGGCCTGAAAGTGGGCGTGCAGACCGGCACTGACTTCGAAAAAGCCATCAGCGAGATCTACAGCCCGAACTGTAGCAAAAACGGTAAACCGGCGATCCAGCAGGTGACATTGCCTTCTGCGGACGCGGTGCTGCTGGGTCTCTACTCGGGGCGCGTGGATTTCGTCCTCAATGATGCGGCCTCGGTGGATGATATTAAGAAAAAAGCGCCACATCCGATCCGCACCGTGCAGATGCCGCTGATGCCGAAATACTACCTCGGCATCGTGGTGGCAAAAGAGAACACTCAGCTGGAGGATGTACTGCTGAAGGCGCTCAACGTGCTGCATGAAACCGGCACCTACGACAAGATCATGGAGAAGTGGGATCTGGAGGCGATGAAGCTGGATAAACCCGGCATCAACCTCACCAGCACGCAGCCATTATGA